From Citricoccus sp. SGAir0253, a single genomic window includes:
- a CDS encoding RecQ family ATP-dependent DNA helicase gives MTQTPQDVHALAHDVFGWEELRPSQAEAVEAAVAGRDVLAVMPTGYGKSAIYQLAGLLAEGPSVVVSPLIALQADQRDGLNELADRARTHAVAVNSSIRQREQEAAWRAVEEGEATFLFLTPEQLAKDDVLARVRALRPAFLVVDEAHCVSAWGHDFRPDYLRLGAARQRIGSPAVIALTATASTPVRREIVEGLGLRDPLVLALGFDRPNLHLAVERHHEAEQKRRAVLDQVGGLPRPGLLYTATRREAEEYAQALQERGMTAQPYHAGRRAADREQVLEGFLEGALDVVVATSAFGMGIDKADVRFVVHADIPDSLDTYYQEAGRAGRDGEPAQVVLHYRSEDLGLRRFFGARHADADVVVSVVRLLQEASGPVRLTRLKEALDVSARRVTGTVNLLQAAGVVGASRRGLALAAAGTTPEEAVRLAEETAERMERIDETRIEMMRGYAETDGCRRQYLLGYFGEELADPCGNCDACDAGTAEDLTHDDAEFPLQSAVEHREWGPGTVMSVEDDRLTVLFEEQGYRTLSREAIEEQGLLRRA, from the coding sequence ATGACGCAGACCCCGCAGGACGTCCACGCGCTCGCCCACGACGTCTTCGGCTGGGAGGAGCTGCGCCCGAGCCAGGCCGAGGCCGTGGAGGCGGCGGTGGCCGGCCGGGACGTGCTCGCGGTGATGCCCACCGGCTACGGGAAGTCGGCCATCTACCAGCTCGCCGGGCTGCTCGCCGAGGGACCGTCCGTGGTCGTCTCCCCGCTCATCGCCCTGCAGGCCGACCAGCGGGACGGGCTCAACGAACTCGCCGACCGGGCCCGGACGCACGCCGTGGCGGTCAACTCCTCGATCCGCCAGCGGGAGCAGGAGGCCGCCTGGCGCGCCGTCGAGGAGGGAGAGGCCACGTTCCTGTTCCTCACCCCGGAGCAGCTGGCCAAGGACGACGTCCTGGCGCGCGTCCGCGCGCTGCGGCCTGCGTTCCTCGTGGTGGACGAGGCACACTGCGTCTCCGCGTGGGGCCACGACTTCCGGCCCGACTACCTGCGCCTCGGCGCGGCCCGCCAGCGCATCGGCTCCCCGGCCGTCATCGCGCTGACCGCGACCGCCTCCACGCCGGTGCGCCGGGAGATCGTCGAGGGGCTGGGCCTGCGGGACCCCCTGGTCCTCGCCCTGGGCTTCGACCGCCCGAACCTGCACCTCGCCGTCGAGCGCCACCACGAGGCCGAGCAGAAGCGCCGGGCCGTGCTGGACCAGGTGGGCGGGCTGCCCCGACCGGGCCTGCTCTACACCGCCACGCGCCGGGAGGCCGAGGAGTACGCCCAGGCCCTGCAGGAGCGCGGGATGACGGCGCAGCCGTACCACGCCGGGCGCCGGGCGGCGGACCGCGAGCAGGTGCTGGAGGGGTTCCTCGAGGGCGCGCTCGACGTGGTGGTCGCCACGAGCGCCTTCGGCATGGGGATCGACAAGGCGGACGTGCGCTTCGTGGTGCACGCCGACATCCCGGACTCGCTGGACACCTACTACCAGGAGGCGGGCCGCGCCGGCCGCGACGGCGAGCCCGCGCAGGTGGTGCTGCACTACCGCAGCGAGGACCTCGGCCTGCGCCGGTTCTTCGGCGCCCGCCACGCCGACGCGGACGTGGTGGTCTCCGTGGTGCGCCTCCTGCAGGAGGCCTCCGGGCCCGTGCGGCTGACCCGGCTCAAGGAGGCCCTGGACGTCAGCGCCCGCCGCGTCACCGGCACCGTGAACCTGCTCCAGGCCGCGGGCGTGGTGGGCGCCTCCCGCCGGGGCCTGGCCCTCGCCGCGGCCGGCACCACCCCGGAGGAGGCGGTCCGCCTGGCCGAGGAGACCGCCGAGCGGATGGAGCGGATCGACGAGACCCGGATCGAGATGATGCGCGGCTATGCGGAGACGGACGGCTGCCGCCGCCAGTACCTGCTGGGCTACTTCGGCGAGGAGCTGGCGGACCCCTGCGGGAACTGCGACGCGTGCGACGCCGGCACCGCCGAGGACCTCACCCACGACGACGCCGAGTTCCCCCTGCAGAGCGCCGTGGAGCACCGCGAGTGGGGACCCGGCACCGTCATGAGCGTGGAGGACGACCGGCTCACCGTCCTCTTCGAGGAGCAGGGCTACCGGACCCTGTCCCGCGAGGCGATCGAGGAACAGGGCCTGCTGCGCCGCGCCTGA
- a CDS encoding CoA-binding protein, with the protein MSTALPDRTWTGPSAPDRLALLRRTGSIAIVGASDKPARASYFVATYLLSSTTFRVYFVNPILAEQGKQILGHPVYASLADLPEVPDLVEVFRKASDAPGIIEEAHEAGAKAVWLQLGIWNEDAAHLAESYGMDIVMDRCVKIEHARFHGGLNLAGFNTGVISSKRQELDR; encoded by the coding sequence ATGAGCACCGCACTGCCCGACCGCACCTGGACCGGCCCCTCGGCCCCCGACCGGCTCGCGCTGCTGCGCCGGACGGGGTCCATCGCCATCGTCGGCGCCTCGGACAAGCCCGCGCGCGCGTCCTACTTCGTGGCCACCTACCTGCTGTCCTCGACCACGTTCCGGGTGTACTTCGTCAACCCGATCCTGGCCGAGCAGGGCAAGCAGATCCTCGGCCACCCGGTGTACGCCTCGCTGGCAGACCTGCCCGAGGTCCCGGACCTCGTGGAGGTGTTCCGCAAGGCCTCGGACGCCCCCGGCATCATCGAGGAGGCCCACGAGGCCGGCGCGAAGGCCGTGTGGCTGCAGCTGGGCATCTGGAACGAGGACGCCGCCCATCTGGCGGAGTCCTACGGCATGGACATCGTCATGGACCGGTGCGTGAAGATCGAGCACGCCCGGTTCCACGGCGGGCTGAACCTGGCCGGCTTCAACACGGGGGTCATCTCCTCGAAGCGCCAGGAGCTGGACCGCTAG
- a CDS encoding O-acetylhomoserine aminocarboxypropyltransferase/cysteine synthase family protein gives MAEHQFGFRTRALHAGAVPDAVHGSRAVPIHQTTSYVFESAQDAANLFALQKYGNIYSRIGNPTVAAFEERIASLEGGIGAVATASGMAAEFVTFAALAQAGDHIVASSKLYGGTITQLDVSLRRFGIETTFVNSMEAEDFAAAIRPNTKAVYTEVVANPSGDIVDLPGLARVAHEAGVPLVVDSTLTPPYLIRPFEHGADIIIHSATKFLGGHGTTLGGVVVESGLFPWDNGKFPAMTEPVPSYGDVSWWGNFGEYGFLTKLRSEQLRDFGPSLSPQSAFQLMIGVETLAQRMDAHLANAQRVAEWLEADERVSWVNYAGLPSHPHHERGRQLLPLGVGSVFSFGVKGGREAGAEFIANLQLASHLANIGDAKTLVLHPASTTHQQLTAEQLVAGGIPEDLIRISVGIEDVEDILWDLDQALEAAVNGPTSAPAAAADEAPVPDSVPAPATGDPSGNAPAAVGTATQDASQEASA, from the coding sequence GTGGCAGAACACCAGTTCGGCTTCCGCACCCGCGCCCTGCACGCCGGTGCCGTCCCCGACGCCGTCCACGGCTCCCGCGCCGTGCCGATCCACCAGACCACCTCCTACGTGTTCGAGTCCGCGCAGGACGCCGCCAACCTCTTCGCGCTGCAGAAGTACGGCAACATCTACTCCCGCATCGGCAACCCCACGGTCGCCGCGTTCGAGGAGCGGATCGCCTCGCTCGAGGGCGGCATCGGCGCGGTGGCGACGGCGTCCGGCATGGCCGCCGAGTTCGTCACCTTCGCGGCGCTCGCCCAGGCCGGGGACCACATCGTGGCCTCCTCCAAGCTCTACGGCGGCACCATCACCCAGCTGGACGTCTCGCTGCGCCGCTTCGGGATCGAGACCACCTTCGTGAACTCGATGGAGGCCGAGGACTTCGCCGCGGCCATCCGGCCGAACACCAAGGCCGTCTACACCGAGGTCGTCGCCAACCCGTCCGGGGACATCGTGGACCTGCCGGGCCTGGCCCGCGTGGCCCACGAGGCCGGCGTGCCGCTCGTGGTCGACTCCACGCTCACCCCGCCGTACCTCATCCGCCCGTTCGAGCACGGCGCGGACATCATCATCCACTCCGCCACGAAGTTCCTCGGCGGCCACGGCACCACCCTGGGCGGCGTGGTCGTGGAGTCCGGGCTGTTCCCCTGGGACAACGGCAAGTTCCCGGCGATGACCGAGCCGGTGCCGTCCTACGGGGACGTGTCCTGGTGGGGCAACTTCGGCGAGTACGGCTTCCTGACGAAGCTGCGCTCGGAGCAGCTGCGCGACTTCGGCCCCTCGCTGTCCCCGCAGTCCGCGTTCCAGCTCATGATCGGCGTGGAGACCCTCGCCCAGCGCATGGACGCCCACCTGGCCAACGCCCAGCGCGTGGCCGAGTGGCTCGAGGCGGACGAGCGCGTCAGCTGGGTCAACTACGCCGGGCTCCCGTCCCACCCGCACCACGAGCGCGGCAGGCAGCTGCTGCCGCTGGGCGTGGGCTCCGTGTTCAGCTTCGGCGTCAAGGGTGGCCGGGAGGCCGGTGCCGAGTTCATCGCGAACCTGCAGCTGGCCAGCCACCTGGCCAACATCGGCGACGCCAAGACCCTGGTCCTGCACCCCGCCTCCACCACCCACCAGCAGCTCACGGCCGAGCAGCTCGTGGCCGGCGGCATCCCCGAGGACCTGATCCGCATCTCGGTCGGCATCGAGGACGTCGAGGACATCCTGTGGGACCTGGACCAGGCCCTCGAGGCGGCCGTGAACGGCCCGACGTCGGCCCCGGCGGCCGCCGCGGACGAGGCGCCGGTCCCGGACTCCGTCCCGGCCCCCGCCACGGGTGACCCGAGCGGGAACGCCCCGGCCGCCGTCGGCACCGCAACCCAGGACGCATCCCAGGAGGCCTCCGCATGA
- a CDS encoding metallophosphoesterase yields the protein MPSDPVRLLLLADTHVPRRARALPAQVWDAVEAADVVFHAGDWQVPELLDELEARARRLVGVWGNNDGPELRERLPETARVEIGGVRLAMTHETGAAKGRERRMAAAFPDADVLVFGHSHIPWDTVAGPDTANPGLRLLNPGSPTDRRRQPECTLMTALVRDGVLAEVRLVPVDRTP from the coding sequence ATGCCCTCCGACCCGGTCCGCCTCCTGCTCCTGGCCGACACGCACGTCCCGCGCCGGGCCCGCGCGCTCCCGGCACAGGTGTGGGACGCGGTGGAGGCGGCCGACGTCGTGTTCCATGCCGGGGACTGGCAGGTGCCGGAGCTGCTGGACGAGCTGGAGGCCCGTGCCCGGCGGCTGGTGGGCGTGTGGGGCAACAACGACGGCCCGGAGCTGCGCGAACGCCTGCCGGAGACGGCGCGGGTGGAGATCGGCGGCGTGCGCCTCGCCATGACCCACGAGACGGGCGCTGCCAAGGGCCGGGAGCGGCGGATGGCCGCGGCGTTCCCGGACGCGGACGTGCTGGTGTTCGGCCACAGCCACATCCCGTGGGACACCGTGGCGGGGCCGGACACCGCGAACCCGGGGCTGCGCCTGCTCAACCCGGGCTCGCCCACGGACCGCCGCCGCCAGCCCGAGTGCACCCTGATGACGGCGCTCGTGCGGGACGGGGTCCTGGCCGAGGTGCGGCTGGTCCCGGTGGACCGCACGCCCTGA
- a CDS encoding YdiU family protein, protein MTPPDTAVALQSRFATELPELGIPWQAAECPEPRLLVLNEPLARELGLDPAWLRTPDGVEFLTGRLVPEGAAPVAQAYAGHQFGVPVPRLGDGRALLLGEVAAADGTLQDVHLKGSGPTPFSRGGDGWAAVGPMLREFLVSEAMHALGIPTTRSLAVVATGRTVYREEGPLPGALLVRVAASHLRVGTVQYARALPQEDVLPRLVEHAIARHHPEAAADANPPLALLRSVVAAQARLVAQWLLVGFVHGVMNTDNMTLSGETIDYGPCAFVDGFDRAAVFSSIDTSGRYAYGHQPAIAQWDLARLAEALLPVLHEDPNEAVALATEAVEGFARAFGTAYTDGIRRKLGLAGDVPAETVGPLADELVTLMHREHLDHTGLFRRLGRAAAGDAGPARAVVTDRPTFDDWLARWLALGPDPAVMDATNPVYIPRNHLVEEALAAAQADDVGPLERLLDAVTRPYAERPGLERYAEGPPEDFGRYRTFCGT, encoded by the coding sequence ATGACCCCTCCGGACACCGCCGTCGCCCTGCAGTCGCGCTTCGCCACCGAGCTGCCGGAACTGGGCATCCCCTGGCAGGCCGCCGAGTGCCCGGAGCCGCGGCTGCTGGTGCTCAACGAGCCGCTGGCCCGCGAGCTGGGCCTGGACCCCGCGTGGCTGCGCACGCCGGACGGCGTCGAGTTCCTCACCGGCCGGCTCGTGCCGGAGGGTGCCGCCCCGGTGGCGCAGGCCTACGCCGGGCACCAGTTCGGCGTGCCGGTCCCCCGGCTCGGCGACGGGCGGGCCCTGCTGCTGGGCGAGGTCGCCGCCGCGGACGGGACCCTGCAGGACGTGCACCTCAAGGGCTCCGGCCCCACGCCGTTCTCCCGCGGCGGCGACGGCTGGGCCGCCGTCGGACCCATGCTGCGCGAGTTCCTCGTGAGCGAGGCGATGCACGCCCTCGGCATCCCCACCACCCGCTCCCTGGCCGTCGTGGCCACGGGCCGCACCGTCTACCGCGAGGAGGGCCCGCTGCCGGGGGCCCTGCTGGTGCGGGTGGCCGCCAGCCACCTGCGGGTGGGCACCGTGCAGTACGCCCGGGCCCTGCCGCAGGAGGACGTCCTGCCCCGGCTCGTGGAGCACGCGATCGCCCGCCACCACCCGGAGGCGGCCGCGGACGCCAACCCGCCCCTGGCGCTGCTGCGCTCCGTCGTCGCGGCGCAGGCCCGGCTGGTGGCCCAGTGGCTGCTCGTGGGCTTCGTGCACGGCGTGATGAACACGGACAACATGACGCTGTCCGGCGAGACCATCGACTACGGGCCGTGCGCCTTCGTGGACGGCTTCGACCGCGCCGCCGTGTTCAGCTCCATCGACACCTCCGGCCGCTACGCCTACGGCCACCAGCCGGCGATCGCCCAGTGGGACCTCGCGCGCCTGGCCGAGGCGCTGCTGCCGGTGCTGCACGAGGACCCCAACGAGGCGGTCGCCCTGGCCACGGAGGCCGTCGAGGGGTTCGCCCGGGCCTTCGGCACCGCCTACACGGACGGCATCCGCCGCAAGCTCGGGCTGGCCGGGGACGTGCCGGCCGAGACGGTGGGGCCGCTCGCCGACGAGCTGGTCACCCTGATGCACCGCGAGCACCTCGACCACACGGGCCTGTTCCGCCGGCTCGGCCGGGCGGCGGCCGGGGACGCCGGCCCGGCCCGGGCCGTGGTGACCGACCGGCCCACGTTCGACGACTGGCTCGCGCGCTGGCTGGCGCTGGGCCCCGATCCGGCGGTGATGGACGCGACCAACCCGGTGTACATCCCGCGCAACCACCTGGTGGAGGAGGCGCTCGCGGCGGCCCAGGCGGACGACGTCGGGCCCCTCGAGCGCCTGCTCGACGCCGTCACCCGGCCCTACGCGGAACGGCCCGGGTTGGAGCGGTACGCCGAGGGCCCGCCCGAGGACTTCGGCCGCTACCGCACCTTCTGCGGCACCTGA
- a CDS encoding MBL fold metallo-hydrolase, which translates to MFTQNVAPGVHLIEHAHVNCYLLEDDDGLTLVDAGLPAVWRELGEAIRTLGRTPRDLKALVLTHAHFDHVGVARRLVRTLGIPVYAHRLEYRLAAHPYRYAHENPRAVYPIQHPRAVPVLGSMLAAGAFAVRGVQATEPLEPGATVPVPGRPRVVASPGHTEGHCALHLPERDVLLSGDALVTLDPYTGRTGPRIVAGAATADSTLALASLDALAETGAGMVLTGHGRPWDRGAVAAVAEARRHGRA; encoded by the coding sequence ATGTTCACCCAGAACGTCGCCCCGGGCGTCCACCTGATCGAGCACGCGCACGTCAACTGCTACCTGCTCGAGGACGACGACGGCCTCACCCTCGTCGACGCCGGCCTGCCCGCCGTCTGGCGGGAACTGGGCGAGGCGATCCGGACGCTCGGCCGCACGCCGCGGGACCTCAAGGCCCTCGTGCTGACCCACGCCCACTTCGACCACGTGGGCGTGGCCCGCCGGCTGGTGCGGACGCTGGGCATCCCCGTGTACGCGCACCGGCTGGAGTACCGGCTGGCCGCCCACCCGTACCGGTACGCCCACGAGAACCCCCGGGCCGTCTACCCGATCCAGCACCCGCGGGCGGTGCCCGTGCTGGGCTCGATGCTCGCGGCCGGGGCGTTCGCCGTGAGGGGCGTGCAGGCGACCGAGCCCCTCGAGCCCGGCGCCACGGTCCCGGTCCCCGGCCGTCCGCGCGTCGTGGCCAGCCCCGGGCACACGGAGGGCCACTGCGCCCTGCACCTGCCGGAGCGGGACGTCCTGCTCAGCGGCGACGCCCTCGTGACGCTGGACCCCTACACGGGCCGTACGGGCCCGCGGATCGTCGCGGGGGCGGCCACGGCGGACAGCACCCTCGCCCTGGCCAGCCTGGACGCGCTGGCCGAGACGGGCGCCGGGATGGTGCTCACGGGCCACGGCCGCCCGTGGGACCGGGGCGCGGTCGCGGCGGTCGCCGAGGCGCGCCGGCACGGGCGCGCCTGA
- a CDS encoding catalase, with the protein MTDRKHQPKIPGSPGSGEPTLEEPTTPAGPPPPAPDQTGPATVSPTGQETGAPQEAMGQGGEFLTTAHGARLRDTDHSLKAGPRGAILLQDHHFREKISHFDHERIPERVVHARGAGAHGVFEGYGTASRICRAGVFEKGKQTDVFVRFSTVVGSRGSTDLARDTRGFATKFYTDEGTWDLVGNNIPVFFIQDAIKFPDVVHAVKPHPDREIPQAQSAHDTFWDFASLHTESQHHTIWFMADRGIPRSYRMMEGFGVHTFRLIAPDDSTVLVKFHWKPKLGVHSVTWEEAQLISGADPDFHRRDLADAIEAGAFPEWELGVQVFEDTEDQTFAGIDLLDPTKIVPEELVPVEPIGKMTLNRNPSNYFAETEQVAFNPNNLVPGIDVTNDPLLQGRLFSYLDTQLSRLGGPNWTQLPINRPHAAVNDMLRDGMHQTAVHRGVAPYRPNTLDGGNPFETPDGDRPFIDHPAPVPAGVKERALPASFDDHFSQARLFFQSLSPVEKEHVAQAYTFELGKCYEQVIRERQLRALANIDTTLAEVVAEGLGLPAPEPDGALPEVEPSPALSQVGGEWPVDGRQVGIVVGPEVDTGTVAEAVSAVEDAGMVPLIVAPSGGPAAERLLGQDLMAQRTYLTARSIEFDALILASATPPAPDAAHGLDAKAAAAGPSGIDPRVALLVQEAWRQAKAIAAVGAGREVLETLGVEDSAGVLTGKGGKDVVQQLLPLLKAHRAWERFPTTGRFG; encoded by the coding sequence ATGACGGACCGCAAGCACCAGCCGAAGATCCCCGGGTCCCCGGGCAGCGGGGAGCCCACCCTCGAGGAGCCCACCACCCCGGCGGGCCCGCCGCCGCCGGCGCCGGACCAGACGGGTCCGGCCACGGTCTCGCCCACGGGGCAGGAGACGGGGGCGCCGCAGGAGGCCATGGGCCAGGGCGGGGAGTTCCTCACCACCGCGCACGGGGCGCGGCTGCGGGACACGGACCACTCGCTCAAGGCGGGTCCCCGCGGGGCCATCCTGCTGCAGGACCACCACTTCCGCGAGAAGATCAGCCACTTCGACCACGAGCGCATCCCCGAGCGCGTGGTGCACGCCCGCGGTGCGGGCGCCCACGGCGTCTTCGAGGGCTACGGGACGGCCTCGCGCATCTGCCGGGCCGGGGTGTTCGAGAAGGGGAAGCAGACGGACGTCTTCGTCCGGTTCTCCACCGTGGTCGGCTCCCGCGGGTCCACGGACCTGGCCCGGGACACCCGCGGCTTCGCCACCAAGTTCTACACGGACGAGGGCACGTGGGACCTGGTGGGCAACAACATCCCGGTGTTCTTCATCCAGGACGCCATCAAGTTCCCGGACGTGGTCCACGCCGTGAAGCCGCACCCGGACCGGGAGATCCCGCAGGCCCAGTCCGCGCACGACACCTTCTGGGACTTCGCCTCGCTGCACACCGAGTCCCAGCACCACACCATCTGGTTCATGGCCGACCGCGGCATCCCGCGGTCCTACCGGATGATGGAGGGCTTCGGCGTCCACACCTTCCGGCTCATCGCCCCGGACGACTCCACGGTCCTGGTGAAGTTCCACTGGAAGCCCAAGCTCGGCGTGCACTCGGTGACGTGGGAGGAGGCCCAGCTCATCAGCGGCGCGGACCCGGACTTCCACCGCCGGGACCTGGCCGACGCGATCGAGGCCGGCGCCTTCCCCGAGTGGGAACTGGGCGTGCAGGTCTTCGAGGACACCGAGGACCAGACGTTCGCGGGCATCGACCTGCTGGACCCCACCAAGATCGTGCCGGAGGAGCTCGTCCCGGTGGAGCCGATCGGCAAGATGACGCTAAACCGGAACCCCTCGAACTACTTCGCCGAGACCGAGCAGGTCGCGTTCAACCCCAACAACCTCGTCCCCGGCATCGACGTCACCAACGATCCCCTGCTGCAGGGCCGGCTGTTCTCCTACCTGGACACCCAGCTCTCCCGCCTGGGCGGGCCGAACTGGACCCAGCTGCCGATCAACCGACCGCACGCGGCCGTCAACGACATGCTGCGGGACGGCATGCACCAGACCGCGGTGCACCGGGGCGTGGCCCCCTACCGGCCCAACACCCTGGACGGCGGCAACCCCTTCGAGACGCCCGACGGCGACCGGCCGTTCATCGACCACCCCGCCCCGGTGCCCGCCGGGGTGAAGGAGCGGGCGCTGCCCGCCTCCTTCGACGACCACTTCAGCCAGGCGCGGCTGTTCTTCCAGTCGCTGAGCCCGGTGGAGAAGGAGCACGTCGCGCAGGCGTACACCTTCGAGCTCGGCAAGTGCTACGAGCAGGTCATCCGGGAGCGGCAGCTGCGGGCGCTGGCGAACATCGACACCACGCTCGCCGAGGTGGTCGCCGAGGGCCTGGGCCTGCCGGCGCCCGAGCCGGACGGTGCCCTGCCCGAAGTCGAGCCGTCCCCGGCGCTGTCCCAGGTGGGCGGGGAGTGGCCGGTGGACGGCCGCCAGGTCGGCATCGTGGTGGGCCCGGAGGTGGACACGGGGACCGTGGCCGAGGCCGTGTCCGCCGTGGAGGACGCCGGCATGGTCCCGCTCATCGTCGCCCCCTCCGGCGGCCCGGCCGCCGAGCGGCTGCTGGGCCAGGACCTCATGGCGCAGCGGACCTACCTGACGGCCCGGTCCATCGAGTTCGACGCGCTCATCCTCGCCTCGGCCACGCCGCCGGCCCCGGACGCCGCCCACGGGCTGGACGCCAAGGCCGCGGCGGCCGGGCCCTCGGGCATCGACCCGCGCGTGGCCCTGCTGGTGCAGGAGGCATGGCGCCAGGCCAAGGCCATCGCCGCCGTCGGCGCGGGCCGGGAGGTCCTGGAGACGCTCGGCGTCGAGGACAGCGCCGGGGTGCTCACCGGGAAGGGCGGCAAGGACGTGGTGCAGCAACTCCTGCCCCTGCTGAAGGCCCACCGCGCCTGGGAGCGGTTCCCCACCACGGGCCGATTCGGGTGA
- a CDS encoding M14 family zinc carboxypeptidase translates to MTRPSHSAPHRTTSPAAPEASPAAAPHPGRRRTGRLAAVVLTAGLALGSGLAAQPALAVGEGPNYGGHETVNTSILTTYDELVAELQTQDARQEAMELEVIGQTVKGRDIHLVKYLSDPENPTILYLTQQHGNEQLTTEGALSFIRSLGTGKMGGVLEDVNILVLPMLNADGAMGDVDFPLDDYIASGERHLTRYNANEVDLNRDHVTKVEPETRALHENVLQAYDIDYMIDLHHQGSRSQADGELVSGSILYPTTPNVDADVLEGSQRLGSVVYGAIEPTGWGHLGRYVGGTNEDIGRNGIAVEYGISTLLFEMRGMADHENEGSVLGQKSNGYLIRQTVTTLEATARAIADGSVDTADTSFWETLTPQSWAGWPAE, encoded by the coding sequence ATGACCCGCCCGTCACACTCCGCACCGCACCGCACCACCTCCCCCGCAGCACCCGAGGCCTCGCCCGCCGCAGCCCCGCACCCGGGGCGCCGGCGCACCGGCCGGCTGGCCGCCGTCGTGCTCACCGCCGGGCTGGCCCTCGGCTCCGGCCTGGCCGCCCAGCCGGCCCTCGCCGTCGGGGAGGGCCCCAACTACGGGGGCCACGAGACCGTCAACACCTCGATCCTCACCACCTACGACGAGCTCGTGGCCGAGCTGCAGACGCAGGACGCGCGGCAGGAGGCCATGGAGCTGGAGGTGATCGGCCAGACCGTCAAGGGCCGGGACATCCACCTCGTGAAGTACCTCTCCGACCCGGAGAACCCGACGATCCTGTACCTCACCCAGCAGCACGGCAACGAGCAGCTGACCACCGAGGGCGCGCTGTCCTTCATCAGGTCCCTCGGTACCGGGAAGATGGGCGGCGTCCTGGAGGACGTCAACATCCTCGTGCTGCCGATGCTCAACGCGGACGGCGCCATGGGGGACGTGGACTTCCCCCTGGACGACTACATCGCCTCGGGCGAGCGCCACCTCACCCGGTACAACGCGAACGAGGTGGACCTGAACCGGGACCACGTCACGAAGGTCGAACCGGAGACGCGCGCGCTGCACGAGAACGTGCTGCAGGCCTACGACATCGACTACATGATCGACCTGCACCACCAGGGCAGCCGCTCGCAGGCCGACGGAGAGCTCGTGTCCGGCTCCATCCTCTACCCGACCACCCCGAACGTGGACGCGGACGTGCTCGAGGGATCGCAGCGCCTGGGCTCGGTCGTGTACGGCGCGATCGAGCCGACCGGCTGGGGCCACCTGGGCAGGTACGTGGGCGGCACCAACGAGGACATCGGGCGCAACGGGATCGCGGTGGAGTACGGCATCTCCACCCTGCTGTTCGAGATGCGCGGCATGGCCGACCACGAGAACGAGGGCTCCGTGCTGGGCCAGAAGTCCAACGGCTACCTCATCCGGCAGACCGTCACCACGCTCGAGGCCACGGCCCGGGCGATCGCGGACGGCTCGGTCGATACCGCGGACACCTCCTTCTGGGAGACGCTGACCCCGCAGTCCTGGGCGGGCTGGCCGGCCGAGTGA
- a CDS encoding SDR family oxidoreductase: protein MSQRVLVTAGASGIGLAIAKAFAATGDRVHIADVDPEAVRAALAENPSLSASVGDVSRAADVDAMMADVREHLGGLDVLVSNAGIAGPTAPVEEYDPEAWNAVVTVNLTGSFEVVRKAVPLLKENGRGTILVMSSLAGRVGYPNRIAYATTKWGLVGFTKTLSLELGPHGITVNSIHPGGVEGPRLDRVFEGRAAVSGRTVEQERQAALDNQAIKSFTAPADIAALAVFLAGPAARTISGQQFSIDGDSKAAQ from the coding sequence ATGTCCCAGCGAGTGCTCGTCACCGCCGGCGCCTCCGGCATCGGCCTGGCCATCGCGAAGGCCTTCGCCGCCACCGGCGACCGCGTCCACATCGCGGACGTCGATCCCGAGGCCGTGCGGGCCGCACTGGCGGAGAACCCGTCCCTGTCCGCCTCCGTGGGAGACGTCAGCAGGGCCGCGGACGTGGACGCCATGATGGCAGACGTCCGCGAACACCTCGGCGGGCTGGACGTCCTGGTGTCCAACGCCGGCATCGCCGGGCCCACCGCCCCGGTCGAGGAGTACGACCCGGAGGCCTGGAACGCCGTGGTCACCGTCAACCTCACCGGGTCCTTCGAGGTGGTCCGCAAGGCCGTGCCGCTGCTGAAGGAGAACGGTCGCGGCACCATCCTGGTCATGTCCTCGCTGGCCGGCCGCGTCGGCTACCCGAACCGGATCGCGTACGCCACCACCAAGTGGGGACTGGTCGGCTTCACCAAGACCCTGTCCCTCGAACTCGGCCCGCACGGCATCACCGTGAACTCCATCCATCCCGGCGGGGTCGAGGGCCCGCGCCTGGACCGGGTCTTCGAGGGCCGCGCCGCCGTCTCGGGGCGCACCGTGGAGCAGGAGCGCCAGGCCGCCCTGGACAACCAGGCGATCAAGTCCTTCACGGCCCCGGCGGACATCGCCGCCCTGGCCGTCTTCCTCGCCGGCCCGGCCGCCCGCACCATCTCCGGCCAGCAGTTCAGCATCGACGGCGACTCGAAGGCGGCCCAGTGA